The Aphidius gifuensis isolate YNYX2018 linkage group LG2, ASM1490517v1, whole genome shotgun sequence DNA window ACAATCATTATTATGGTTTCCATTTTTGTGGGGGGATATTAAATGACCAGAAATTTTTTGTCGAAAACCATgagtgcattcctttaataaaaattttattttcgctctgcaatttcgccctgtaataccgaccaaaattttataggaaaaagctgtttcttgtagtggcagtactagcacatgacattattttttttggctttcaattattggaaaaattatctaaacgACTATTCAATATTCATGTCaaacagcacccgtattcagaggatgttctcattaggactttttttttccgatggtggcgcttgtgaagcttttctatgaaTACCGGTTTTGACAAGCAATTATCTTTCGATGTTCGCCTGACGCGCGTCAGTTGATGCGCGCGACGCGTTTTGGCCGCCATTGTTGTTTACATTCtgtcaaatttaaaacatGTGACCTTTTTGACAGAATGTAAACAACAATGGCGGCCAAAACAAGCTGCGCGTTATGAAGTTTCATGCTGCGCGTCAAGAAGCTGGACACTTTGCGTCAAGAAGTTGGGTGCTTTGCGTCAAGAAGTCGGGTGCTTTGCGTCAAGACGCTTGGTGTCGCGCGTCATGGAGCTGCGAGTGAAAACCGACcctaaaatctatataaaaagttcacaagcgccgccatcggaaaaaaaaagccctaatgagaacatgctctgaatacgggtgctgaaataaaaagagaatttACTCGTTGTAATTGCTcgttatatatattgtcaCATAGGTTGCACAGGATATTATCGTAAATGTTCAAAGTCTGGAGAATTACATAGAGGATTCTATCACTTTTGTcattgtttctgtttctagtttttagtcggtattacagggcgaaattgcagaacgaaaaaaaatttggaatgCACcccatattttattattcatatgatATCTAAAAATTCCAAAGGTTgattttgaattgaaattttatattatatattcattcaaatttCTTATCTAGGGTAGCTATAATATGTatgattcttttttattaactttatcTACTTTACCATGTGGACTATAcctatattaaatattaagtagcaatattaatattaatgttaaaaaaaaaaattaatatatttttttttacatattaataaatgggtgcattcctttaataaaaaatttttttccgttttgcgatttcgccctgtaatactggccaaaattttataggaaaaagctgtttcttgtagtggcagtactggcacatgacattattttttttggcttccaattattagatggatgtttatatcaaactgaaatagatagaaaattgacttgttgtgattgtttgttattgtcacatagctcgtaccacacattatcgtaaactgtaaagcctggaatattgcatagagaattttatcacttttgtcgttgtttctgtttctagtttttagtcggtattacagggcaaaattgcaaaacgaaaaaaaattttttattaaaggaatgcacccaatgtctttaaaaaattaataggagAAAATTTTCCACTAATAGGTATAATCCGTGttttacacaataaaaaatttaataaaatgctagggtttttaattttttctaagccATCCAGATAAATCCAGACTTTTGCTCAGCCCCCTCCagcagtgttgggtaggtaagataccttggtatcttacatgtgtaagataccatgtaagatactgtaTCTTACATCATCGGTTTCATACATCGAGGTATCTTACATTGCGTTCCCAGCGCCTTCTACGAATAAAAGTGGAACCTTCGTGctacaatttgtttttattcgataaatacatgtaattcatttattaaataaataaaaattccaaggtAGCTAGGAAAGatttagctaaggaattaatgttgcttaaaaaagaatttctttggcaactgtaattccttagctccatcttttccttagctactattctttgggatttttatttatttaaaaattagttatttaaaatcaaaagcaaattaatataatttttggcaacattaatttcttagttcttagctactgcttttccttggacattttaatttatttaataaataaaattacatgcattttattttttgaataaataaaaatcccaaggaaaaatagtagctaaggaaaagataaagctaaggaattacagttgccaaagaaattcttttttaagcaacattaattccttagctacatctttcccttagctactgctttttcttggacatttccatcttttaaaaataaaatgacatgtatattatttatttaataaatagaaaatgtccgaggaaaagcagtagctaaggaaaggatggagctaagaaattaatgttgccaaaaaattatgtttcaagcaacattaattccttaaaactggttttccttgatattatatatatttatataacaaataaattacatgtaccaatatatatcgagcaataagaactaattgtcgagtcgacagtcaataagaatgttcaaaatggcgtcagaggtatcttacagtttcttacagtatcttacagtatcttactgtaagtgtatgaaacctcaaaaatcgaccatttacccatcactgCCCTCCAGACTTCTCTTTTAGACTGTCTGGCACCCTGGACGTATCACtaacaaaaaatcatgtagtatgaaatataataaactttataagttaatatttaatatttctaagtaaatatataactttataatttaatatttaactatcacaataataatttatatcaagttTACGACGACCTAGTAGTAAAATATCAAAGTTAGCGACAACTGTCAAATTCCAGAAACGTCAAACACAACAaacattatttgaaaaatgttttaataatgaagTCCAATTTCGAGAAGTTTagtcaattttatcaatgtttgtggataataaaattaatattaccttTTCTAATAATTACTTCTCTTCAACAACCATCATTAGGGTATGATATTAATCAATCAGCTTTCGAAAATTCTTTTAAAGAAGAGGTTTCACCTTCAACTACATTTATAACAAGTCTAAATCAACAACACGTTGACgataacataaaaaatgtgtcaaatcaaatcaacaataatcagtttaaaaaaaaacgtcctGAAGATAATGCTGTAGTactagtaaataaattaaatactagTAAAGATTCTACAAAGCCCTCATTACTGCCATTGGAAtctgacaaaaaaatacaccaaATCTACGAAGAATCACTGAAGATCAAAACGAACAACACTAGCATCAAAAATAACACATCAAGAATTATTTCACACATTAATCAAGTTGGGTCAAGCGAGACAAACACCACAAAATTACCACCAGTGCCAGCTGAGCCAGTTTTACCAGATAAAGGTTCAGCTGACGATGAACACCACAGTTCAATGTCAATATTTTTCGTTCTATGTGTTCTTGCACTCGGTATTCTCCTCATTCATCTCATGCTGCaaacaaattttcaatatgtacCAGAATCAATTGTTATTGTGGTGCTAGGTGGTGCAATcggtataataataaacatgatgTCACATCAAAATATTGCTAATTGGAAAAAAGAAGAAGCATTTTCACCAACAgcattttttcttgtattattaCCGCCTATAATATTTGAATCTGGTTATAATTTACACAagggtaatttttttcaaaatattggTAGTATATTGGTATTTGCAATAATTGGAACAGCAATATCAGCATTTGTTATTGGTACtggtatttatttacttgGTCTTGCGGATGTTGCATATAAATTAAGTTTTGTTGAAAGTTTTGCATTCGGTTCACTAATATCAGCCGTTGATCCAGTTGCTACTGTTGCTATATTCCATGCACTTGATGTTGATCCAGTTTTAAATATGTTGGTTTTTGGCGAATCAATACTTAATGATGCCATTGCAATTGTATTGACGACATCTGTTTTAGAGTCGAATAATGGATCAACAACTGGTGAAGCAATCATGCTAGGAATTAATAGATTTTGTCTAATGTTTTTTGCATCAGCGGGTATTGGTGTTGTTTCAGCATTGATCAGTGCAATGCTACTCAAACATGttgatttgagaaaaaatccATCATTAGAATTTGGAATTATGTTAGTGTTTACTTACGCTCCTTATGTTCTGGCCGAAGGAATGCAGCTATCAGGAATCATGgctatattatttaatggaaTCGTCATGTCACATTATACACATTTTAATCTTTCTACTGTTACTCAGgtaaattaatcaatcattaacaaataatcatgataatttatgattaatttataactttaatttttatttttagataacaaTGCAACAAACAATGAGAACACTTGCTTTTATTGCAGAGACCTGTGTTTTTGCTTATCTCGGCCTAGCATTATTTAGCTTTAGGCATCGTGTTGAACCGGCTCTTGTTACATGGTCATTGATACTATGTTTGATAGGAAGAGCTGCAAATATATTTCCACTTGCTATATTAGTCAACCGCTTTCGCGAGCAtcaaataacgaaaaaaatgatgtttaTCATGTGGTTCAGTGGATTAAGAGGAGCGATATCATATGCTTTATCATTACATCTTAATTTTAGTGACGAAACACGTCATGTTATTATCACAACAACTctcattattgttttatttactaCCTTGGTATTTGGTGGATCAACGATGCCTTTGTTAAAGTTTTTAAgagcagaaaaaaaacaaaaaaataacagtagaagaaaaaataaaaataaggaaGTTTCATTAAGCAAAACAAGGGAATGGGTacgaaatttcaattaaattaaaaaaaaaaaaaattattttaaatattgctttTTTGTTAAAGGGACAAACAATTGACTCGGAACATTTGTCAGAGTTTACTGAGGAAGAAATCGAAGTGTCATTTATACAGTCTAGAATACGAGGATTTGCGAGATGGgatttaaaattctttattCCATTCTTTACAAGAAGATTTACACAGCAAGAATTAAAAGATTGCAAATCACAAATGACAGACTTAACAAATCAATGGTACCAAGCAATTCGAATAAGTCCAGTTGAAAGTGATGAAGAAACAACTACTCAACTTCATGTAGTACCAGAAAGACAAAAGGATAATTACGGAACTAGTGGAAATAAAGGATGCGTTAGTCACGGGTCTATATtaagtatttaataataataaaaaaaatgtttgttgGGGAATATCTTCGTGTATTCGTTTTGTTCGAACTTGTTTCAAACTTTTAACAATGTGATTTTAACTTATAGCTTATTAACAAATATCAACTTGATCATTAATCTCCTATCTAGTCATAAATACTTATCCAGTATTTTtaactttcatttttattcaatcgaGAATAATgtttttgattatttgaattaCATGATTAAACTTCATGGTGTtgggttgatattttttatctaataattaattgttgattaatttattgattgtttttttttttttttttttttgactacataataaaaaaaaaacatttcaattattcatttacaGAAGATTCGAGGAATGGTCTGATTGAGgcttttaactttatttttcattttacttgtCAACTTAAGCTGCCTGCACAAATAGACTCAGTATTTCgttgaaaatatagaaaattgcACTGTATATaggaaacaaaaacaaaacaacaaaaagTTGCGTAAAGTTTGAACAGTTACTTAATGGCAGGccaaatgtatatttatatcattttagattattataatatagtatcaaattaaagaaaaaaaaaaaatctacaacaaTACAGATTGGGAGAGACTTTTGTAATCCGTCCAACAATGATTTTAGATcttaactttttttcttttgtcattagcgttttataaaaaaaaattaaatatttaaaaagtaaaaggTGACATGTCGCTTTTGAGTAGTACTAGATTGAATTTTGATGTATATTGTTTTAAGTCGACAAAAAATCATAGTTTCCACGAatatcgaataaataaataacaaaaaaaatgtacaacgAATTATtctttgattaaataataaataaaataaaatttttttaataattaaaatacttattaaaatgaatttaaacttgataaatcaacGGTTTTTTTATGGTTCTatatgctaatttttttttaatagccaTTATCAgcaattaaatgatttttttttttctattcaaggAGACATAAAGGCAGCAATCTGAACATCAAGTCCATCAAATTGTCTCTTGAAAATCATTCTCAACCAGCTCATTATTAATCaccttttttaaacaaaatcattaaaacATAGAGAATTGAATTTTTGCTCACATTAGTGatcattgattaataatataacaagcAGTATATATTGAAGcctcatttcttttttttttttttaaatggatgaACAACTTCTTagcataatttttctaatatcctgcataattataaaactattgaaactaaaaatgtttttatgcAATATTTCAGTGTTCATTCAAATTTCAGTATTGATAATCAAACGATGAgttttattttccaaatatttttgtagcttgaaaaaagtttagtatttttaaatttagttcaTTTTTACAGACAACtacaaaagaatttttttttaaattctttctgttacttttattaatttttttctattgtttattattattattatcatcattattgttattattattattcaattattttccgATTAATTGAACCTATTGTGCTGTTGTTTATTTCCATTTTAAGttacatttaatttgtattttctttctttctgtATTACAGTCCATTGATGATATTTCCagtaattcttttttatttttcactttatCCAAACTGATCATTTAGCAAAGCATGCAGATTAAGATATGATTAAtactattgttattttttttaatattcactGAATTATCTGTTGAGTatgttaaatttctatttagttataaaaattatgttggcAATGCTCTTCGTAGATTCGCACTtcgttcaaatttttttttttttaaatctactaACGAAGTGCTAACACAAACAAATTCTTTATCTGtaattaacataattttttgttttttttctttttaatattatttgagttCTTTAACAATTCATCGCTCTTACCCATGTTAATTTGCAAtcaatagtttaaaaaaatatataaacgaaaaaacaTCCATtggtttgtattttttatttctacaaatGAACATTAAACTACACTgcctttaatttttatatattttttaaaatctaaatTCTAAACCCAGCGACTATTATTAACTCtaactattaattttatttatttattaatttttttcatcattgttgttaatttttgttcaatttacaATGGTCGtccttattattattttcaataaatcgtaaagtttttataaatatagttgAATCAGTGGAGtcacaaaaattaatcaaagaccctgaaaatttataaataatcattaattgagaaattttaaaatgacctAAATGACATTCAACTTTAGGAACATGGTCTTCTATTTTGCGGcgctaatatttatttcttctcaTTCAACATTATTGACTCCACTGctagtataattatttacaattatcgtatttaatattaagatacaaaaaaaaaaaaaaattcttaaaaaactCGAAGACGATTACctgtaaaatgaatttttatcttttttttctgattcaaTCGATTACTATTGCGAATGAAagtgatttaaatgaaaaaaaaaaaacttgaaataaaaactcaGACCATTTTTGAACACGCGCAGCATGACCctttttccaattttaaatCTCAATTAATCTGagcattaattttatcatccgCCAATTAAACTACGAGATTTTtctgttttctttttatttattattcattattgatttttttatgcaataatttcattatttgtttgtttttttttttcgtacaaAAAAAGCGaggatgaaattttttaaattttttttttacttatggATTTAATTTAAGTCATTATTTGAgatataaaagaaagaaaatgacacttagaaataaatttataaatacatttacgATGTACAAAtgaggatgaaaaaaaaaataataaaaaaacaaaaagtattaaataaaaacatcaataaattacatttgatattaatatttgaattattttttttcaaagaatttttttttcatgataaaatttttttcatctttaaatgaatttacCACGGAATGACAAGTCTTTTTTTCCTATGAATCATTATCGAGTATCAGATTCGaacaagaataaataattaattacattattcattcttttttttttctcctgaTTTCGTACAAAATGAGttttaagaatattaaaatgaatgcTTGGTTAGTCGAATTATTGTGTAGCAAAAATTTAGACATCACTAATGAGtgtatttgaagaaaaaaaaaaattcaagattgtTGAAATAGAGCAAAAGGGAGGTGTGGCTTTGTAGTGATGaatatgtttatttgatttgtaGCCAAGGATGTTTGAGACATTCAGCAGCTGTAGCGCGTGTATTTGGATCAAATTCAAGCATTGGTGTTAAAAATTCAGCAAATTCACGTGCTTCACTTGGTGaccaatcatatttttcagttAAAACTTCATAAAGTCCCCATGGCTTCAAGCCATTAATATGTTTCAATTCAccttttttattgaaaaaagctTTAGCATGTTTTCCAGATAATGCAATTCTGCGTGGTATTTCACCGAGTAATTCGATAATATGAGCCAAATGATCCTCATCTCtacaaagataaaaataaatataaaataactacATAAATTGttggaagaaaaaatagaaaaaaaataaaataaaatcaatagatataaataaatattcaacctGGTATACTCAGCACCACTGTGTGGTTCAAAAAGATAATCACCAGTTGCCAATTCGAATGCCATACATGCTGTTGACCATATATCAGCTGAGGTATTGTAACCTGCACCAAGTAATACCTCCAAACTTCTGTACTGTCTTGTTTGTATATcttctgtaaattttttgtgtGTCCAACAAGCATTACCGAGATCAGCAATTTTAACTTCTACATCACAATCAACAAGAGCTGGATCAAATGGTGCAActgatacttttttattttgtttattatcatcacCGAAATTCAATGTATTAtgatcaattgatatttcCGAAACTTCTGGATCTGGTGgcaaaaaatcatcaacaaccgtcttatttttatcatcatgatcattattatcagtatattttgtattattatccGATAATTGATTATccattttaatatcatcaacaattataGTATCAATACCATTGATATCTGATGTTTCTTGACTCtcagtattattatcaatactttCGTCATTTTGTTCTTGATCTGGGCTATTAACTTCACTAATACcattttcatttaatgaaGTTGTTGTATTTGTTTGTGGCTTGGACTGTTCttcaatttcttcaatttgttccatttgtttttttagtaattCATTTTGTCTTTTagcttttttctttaattttttttttctattttttgacattttagaATTTGGTACTGGTTCTTGAAATTCTTTTGGTGCtgttgatattaatgatattgGTAATTTTAAACCAAGTGAATGTAATTCAGTTGCAACGAatgctaattttttaatatatgtttCATCAACACATATTAATACATTTTCTGGTTTAATATCAGTATGTATAATATGACACTTATTATGAAGATAATCGAGACCTTCAAGTACTTGACGAATAATACGTTTTACATTGTTACGTGGTATACCAcgataatttgatttaataataagttttaataaattatgacCCAATACTTCAAAAACCATACATACATGAAGACCATTAATACCgcttattttaaaatcattcaataatTGTACTGTTTTATTACGTTTTGGATCATACTGATCAGTATCACGTacatcttttaataattttatttcatcaagtgCTGTTTCAGTAAAATGTGATGCTGATTTAACAACTTTTAATGCAACAAAACGTTTATCTTGAAGATCCCAGCATAACCAAACCGTTGAAAAATGTCCCCAACCAAGTTTACGAGTAACATGATaacgatttaaaaataaatcaccaaTTTTAACTGGATGATAACCACCCTTGCAATAATCTTTGCTGTCTTCCTGTTCTTCTTCTTCACTCGTGTAAGCCTCATCGTCATCTTCGATAGTTTCGTTGCTTGAGCTG harbors:
- the LOC122849308 gene encoding sodium/hydrogen exchanger 8, producing MKSNFEKFSQFYQCLWIIKLILPFLIITSLQQPSLGYDINQSAFENSFKEEVSPSTTFITSLNQQHVDDNIKNVSNQINNNQFKKKRPEDNAVVLVNKLNTSKDSTKPSLLPLESDKKIHQIYEESLKIKTNNTSIKNNTSRIISHINQVGSSETNTTKLPPVPAEPVLPDKGSADDEHHSSMSIFFVLCVLALGILLIHLMLQTNFQYVPESIVIVVLGGAIGIIINMMSHQNIANWKKEEAFSPTAFFLVLLPPIIFESGYNLHKGNFFQNIGSILVFAIIGTAISAFVIGTGIYLLGLADVAYKLSFVESFAFGSLISAVDPVATVAIFHALDVDPVLNMLVFGESILNDAIAIVLTTSVLESNNGSTTGEAIMLGINRFCLMFFASAGIGVVSALISAMLLKHVDLRKNPSLEFGIMLVFTYAPYVLAEGMQLSGIMAILFNGIVMSHYTHFNLSTVTQITMQQTMRTLAFIAETCVFAYLGLALFSFRHRVEPALVTWSLILCLIGRAANIFPLAILVNRFREHQITKKMMFIMWFSGLRGAISYALSLHLNFSDETRHVIITTTLIIVLFTTLVFGGSTMPLLKFLRAEKKQKNNSRRKNKNKEVSLSKTREWGQTIDSEHLSEFTEEEIEVSFIQSRIRGFARWDLKFFIPFFTRRFTQQELKDCKSQMTDLTNQWYQAIRISPVESDEETTTQLHVVPERQKDNYGTSGNKGCVSHGRFEEWSD
- the LOC122849309 gene encoding SRSF protein kinase 2 — protein: MSTKASVNRRVLAIQAKKKRYKPTKRKGKGDGDNGGAHCSKTVSSKQLTADDIDDSQRNYSTDNGTNRLEPSHSSSNETIEDDDEAYTSEEEEQEDSKDYCKGGYHPVKIGDLFLNRYHVTRKLGWGHFSTVWLCWDLQDKRFVALKVVKSASHFTETALDEIKLLKDVRDTDQYDPKRNKTVQLLNDFKISGINGLHVCMVFEVLGHNLLKLIIKSNYRGIPRNNVKRIIRQVLEGLDYLHNKCHIIHTDIKPENVLICVDETYIKKLAFVATELHSLGLKLPISLISTAPKEFQEPVPNSKMSKNRKKKLKKKAKRQNELLKKQMEQIEEIEEQSKPQTNTTTSLNENGISEVNSPDQEQNDESIDNNTESQETSDINGIDTIIVDDIKMDNQLSDNNTKYTDNNDHDDKNKTVVDDFLPPDPEVSEISIDHNTLNFGDDNKQNKKVSVAPFDPALVDCDVEVKIADLGNACWTHKKFTEDIQTRQYRSLEVLLGAGYNTSADIWSTACMAFELATGDYLFEPHSGAEYTRDEDHLAHIIELLGEIPRRIALSGKHAKAFFNKKGELKHINGLKPWGLYEVLTEKYDWSPSEAREFAEFLTPMLEFDPNTRATAAECLKHPWLQIK